Proteins from a single region of Stutzerimonas stutzeri:
- the folM gene encoding dihydromonapterin reductase: MHQAPILITGASQRIGLHCAERLLEDGFPVILTYRRERDSIDRLRALGAQALQADFSDETGITTFISVLKQRTDCLRAIVHNASEWRPDTPGQEAEAFRQLFQVHMLAPYLINLHCAELLRHGGPADIVHIGDDVTRKGSKKHIAYAASKAGLDNLTLSFAASLAPAIKVNGIAPALIQFNPEDDAEYRRKALAKSALRIEPGAEVIYQSLRYLLDNPYVTGTTLTVNGGRHLI, encoded by the coding sequence ATGCATCAGGCGCCGATTCTCATCACCGGAGCCAGCCAGCGGATCGGGCTGCATTGTGCCGAGCGACTGCTGGAAGACGGCTTTCCGGTCATCCTTACCTACCGTCGCGAACGCGACAGCATCGACCGGCTTCGCGCCTTGGGCGCACAGGCATTGCAGGCAGACTTCAGCGACGAAACCGGCATCACCACCTTTATCAGCGTGCTCAAGCAGCGGACCGACTGCCTGCGGGCCATCGTGCACAACGCCTCCGAATGGCGCCCGGATACCCCGGGACAGGAAGCCGAGGCGTTCCGCCAGCTGTTCCAGGTGCATATGCTCGCGCCTTATCTGATCAATCTGCACTGCGCCGAACTGCTGCGCCACGGCGGCCCAGCGGACATCGTGCACATCGGCGACGACGTGACCCGCAAGGGCAGCAAGAAGCACATCGCCTATGCTGCGAGCAAAGCGGGCCTGGACAACCTGACGCTGTCCTTTGCCGCCAGCCTCGCGCCGGCGATCAAGGTCAACGGCATTGCCCCGGCGCTGATCCAGTTCAACCCGGAGGACGACGCCGAATATCGCCGCAAGGCACTGGCCAAGTCCGCGCTGCGCATCGAGCCCGGTGCGGAGGTGATCTACCAGAGTCTGCGTTACCTGCTCGACAACCCTTATGTCACCGGCACCACACTGACCGTGAACGGCGGCCGCCACCTGATCTGA
- the folX gene encoding dihydroneopterin triphosphate 2'-epimerase, whose amino-acid sequence MPRLEPAMARIRVKDLRLRTYIGIKEEEILNRQDVLINLTMLYPAAEAVRENDIEQALNYRTITKAIIQHVEDNRFALLERLTQEILDLVMRYPQVRYAEVEVDKPHALRFAESVSITLAAHRD is encoded by the coding sequence ATGCCCAGACTGGAACCCGCGATGGCCCGCATCCGCGTCAAGGACCTGCGGCTGCGCACCTACATCGGCATCAAGGAAGAGGAGATCCTCAACCGCCAGGACGTACTGATCAACCTGACCATGCTCTATCCCGCCGCAGAAGCGGTGCGCGAGAACGACATCGAACAGGCGCTGAACTACCGCACCATCACCAAGGCGATCATTCAGCACGTCGAAGACAACCGCTTCGCCCTGCTCGAGCGGCTGACCCAGGAAATCCTAGACCTGGTGATGCGCTACCCACAGGTGCGCTACGCCGAAGTGGAAGTCGACAAACCCCACGCGCTGCGCTTCGCCGAGTCCGTATCGATCACCCTGGCAGCGCATCGGGATTGA
- a CDS encoding DUF1244 domain-containing protein — MNDQERTELEAAAFRRLVQHLRTRPDAQNIDLMNLAGFCRNCLSKWYKAAADDLEIEVSIDQAREEVYGMPYSEWKKRYQKEATAEQQAAFDKAQKE; from the coding sequence ATGAATGATCAAGAACGCACCGAACTGGAAGCTGCTGCCTTCCGCCGCCTGGTCCAGCACCTTCGCACCCGCCCCGATGCGCAGAACATCGACCTGATGAACCTGGCCGGCTTCTGCCGCAACTGCCTGTCGAAGTGGTACAAGGCAGCCGCGGATGATCTGGAGATCGAAGTCAGCATCGACCAAGCCCGCGAAGAGGTGTACGGCATGCCGTACAGCGAGTGGAAGAAACGCTATCAGAAGGAAGCGACCGCCGAGCAGCAGGCCGCTTTCGACAAGGCCCAGAAAGAATGA
- a CDS encoding HopJ type III effector protein: protein MNDLKDFRASLRNRNHAFSETLAFIESAYDYQPSRFFNGTLENAAGENEGSCKTLGLALLEGFTTEEALLAFGEHYQAVLANPNGTDHRNIRALMDTGLPGVRFDEQPLKRKQ, encoded by the coding sequence ATGAACGACCTGAAGGACTTCCGCGCAAGCCTGCGCAATCGCAACCACGCATTCAGCGAAACACTGGCGTTCATCGAGAGCGCCTACGACTATCAGCCGAGCCGCTTCTTCAACGGCACGCTGGAAAACGCTGCCGGCGAGAACGAAGGCTCCTGCAAGACACTGGGCCTCGCTCTGCTAGAAGGGTTCACGACGGAAGAAGCGCTGCTCGCGTTCGGCGAGCACTACCAAGCGGTACTGGCCAACCCCAACGGCACCGATCACCGCAACATCCGCGCGCTGATGGATACCGGGCTGCCCGGCGTGCGTTTCGATGAGCAGCCGCTCAAACGCAAGCAATAG
- the cysZ gene encoding sulfate transporter CysZ, whose amino-acid sequence MPVSALSGPQYLREGLRLVLSPGLRLFVILPLTVNVLLFFGLIWFAVGQFSGWVDTFMPNLPTWLAFLEYILWPLFVALVVLMVFFTFTMLANILAAPFNGFLAEKVEVVVRGEDAAPPFSWAELLAMLPRTIGRELRKLAYFAPRALALLVLSFIPVLNLAAAPLWLLFGVWMMAVQYIDYPADNNKLSWADMMGWLRKRRWQSLSFGAVTYAALLVPVLNLLIMPAAVAGATLFWVREGGPNWQLDRQE is encoded by the coding sequence ATGCCCGTATCCGCCCTCTCCGGCCCGCAGTACCTGCGCGAGGGCCTGCGTCTGGTGCTCAGCCCAGGGCTGCGTCTGTTCGTGATTCTGCCGCTGACGGTCAACGTGTTGCTGTTCTTCGGCCTGATCTGGTTTGCGGTCGGCCAGTTCAGCGGCTGGGTCGATACCTTCATGCCCAACCTGCCCACCTGGCTCGCGTTTCTCGAGTACATTCTCTGGCCGTTGTTCGTCGCGCTTGTGGTGCTGATGGTGTTCTTCACGTTCACCATGCTGGCCAATATCCTCGCCGCACCGTTCAACGGCTTCCTGGCAGAAAAGGTCGAGGTGGTGGTACGCGGCGAAGATGCCGCGCCGCCCTTTAGCTGGGCCGAGCTGCTAGCCATGCTGCCGCGCACCATCGGCCGCGAGCTTCGCAAGCTGGCCTATTTCGCGCCGCGCGCACTGGCGCTGCTCGTGCTGTCCTTCATTCCGGTGCTCAACCTCGCCGCAGCGCCGTTATGGCTGCTGTTCGGCGTGTGGATGATGGCAGTGCAATACATCGACTATCCGGCAGACAACAACAAGCTGAGCTGGGCAGACATGATGGGGTGGCTGCGCAAGCGTCGCTGGCAGAGCCTGAGTTTTGGTGCAGTGACCTATGCGGCTTTGCTGGTACCGGTGCTGAACCTGTTGATCATGCCGGCGGCCGTGGCGGGGGCTACGTTGTTCTGGGTAAGGGAAGGTGGGCCCAATTGGCAGCTGGATCGCCAAGAATAG
- a CDS encoding NADH:flavin oxidoreductase, which yields MTASVQALFQPFELGALRLPTRVVMAPMTRSFSPNGVPTADVVEYYRRRAASGVGLIITEGTTVGHAAANGYPHVPRFYGEDALAGWKDVVDAVHAAGGKIVPQLWHVGNVRRKGTEPEPEVVGYGPMEKQKDGQVVVHGMTKQDIQDVVEAFSQAARDAQAIGMDGVEIHGAHGYLVDQFFWEGSNQRTDEYGGSLANRSRFAIELIQAVRAAVGPDFPIIFRFSQWKQQDYTARLVQSPEELGEFLAPLSAAGVDIFHCSTRRFWEPEFEGSELNLAGWTRQLTSKPTITVGSVGLDGEFLQFMVKTDKVAQPANIEGLLERLNKQEFDLVAVGRALICDPDWAVKVREGRMEEILPFSREALKTLA from the coding sequence ATGACCGCCAGCGTACAAGCCTTGTTCCAGCCCTTTGAGTTGGGTGCTCTCCGTTTGCCGACCCGTGTGGTCATGGCGCCGATGACCCGTTCGTTCTCGCCCAACGGTGTACCCACTGCCGATGTAGTCGAGTACTACCGCCGTCGCGCTGCCTCCGGAGTGGGGTTGATCATTACCGAAGGCACCACGGTCGGCCATGCCGCGGCTAACGGTTATCCCCATGTTCCGCGTTTCTACGGTGAAGATGCCCTGGCTGGCTGGAAGGATGTGGTTGATGCGGTGCATGCCGCTGGCGGCAAGATCGTTCCGCAGCTCTGGCACGTCGGTAATGTGCGCCGCAAGGGCACCGAGCCCGAGCCAGAGGTCGTCGGTTACGGCCCGATGGAGAAGCAGAAGGACGGTCAGGTCGTCGTCCATGGCATGACCAAGCAGGACATCCAGGATGTGGTCGAGGCGTTCTCCCAGGCTGCACGCGATGCCCAGGCGATCGGCATGGACGGCGTGGAAATCCACGGTGCCCACGGTTACTTGGTCGATCAGTTCTTCTGGGAGGGCAGCAACCAGCGCACCGACGAATACGGCGGCAGTTTGGCTAACCGCTCGCGCTTCGCCATCGAGCTGATCCAGGCCGTGCGTGCGGCGGTGGGGCCTGACTTCCCGATCATCTTCCGCTTCTCGCAATGGAAGCAGCAGGACTACACCGCGCGACTGGTGCAGTCGCCCGAAGAGCTCGGCGAGTTCCTGGCGCCGCTGTCGGCGGCCGGTGTGGACATCTTCCACTGTTCGACACGCCGATTCTGGGAGCCGGAGTTCGAGGGCTCCGAGCTCAATCTGGCCGGCTGGACGCGTCAGCTGACCAGTAAACCGACCATCACCGTAGGTAGTGTTGGCCTGGACGGCGAGTTCCTGCAGTTCATGGTCAAAACCGATAAGGTGGCTCAGCCGGCCAATATCGAAGGTCTGCTGGAGCGTTTGAACAAGCAGGAATTCGATCTGGTGGCAGTGGGGCGCGCATTGATCTGCGATCCAGACTGGGCGGTGAAGGTACGTGAAGGCCGAATGGAAGAGATTCTGCCGTTCAGTCGTGAGGCGTTGAAGACGCTGGCGTGA
- a CDS encoding TetR/AcrR family transcriptional regulator: MTSPARNDKRDLILSRGAQVMTRRGYHGTGVQEIVQAAGIPKGSFYHYFASKEDFALQALDYIYAPRLERYQAALGNCAISPRQRVLDYYADLVAHFARKEKPEYHCFIGSLSFEMAELCPPISNRLSEILEQSVYLLATCLEQARSAGEIASDCDCPALAEFISNAWEGALLRMKVSGNIAPLQVFFQQLERLLAPAAITSPGHEHPVALINATGVDR, from the coding sequence ATGACCAGTCCAGCACGTAATGACAAACGCGACCTTATCCTGTCCCGAGGCGCTCAGGTAATGACCCGTCGTGGCTATCACGGCACTGGCGTGCAGGAGATTGTCCAGGCAGCCGGTATCCCCAAAGGCTCGTTCTACCACTACTTCGCCAGTAAGGAGGACTTTGCCCTGCAGGCGCTCGACTACATTTACGCGCCACGGTTGGAGCGCTATCAGGCGGCGCTGGGTAATTGCGCAATCTCCCCGCGGCAACGTGTCCTCGACTACTACGCCGATCTCGTTGCGCACTTTGCCCGCAAGGAAAAGCCCGAATATCACTGCTTTATCGGCAGTCTGAGTTTCGAGATGGCCGAGCTGTGCCCGCCGATCTCGAATCGGCTCAGCGAGATACTTGAGCAATCCGTCTATCTGCTCGCGACTTGTCTGGAGCAGGCGCGCAGCGCTGGCGAGATCGCCTCCGACTGCGATTGCCCAGCCCTCGCGGAATTCATAAGCAATGCCTGGGAAGGCGCGCTGCTGCGCATGAAAGTGAGCGGCAACATTGCGCCTTTGCAGGTGTTTTTTCAGCAGCTCGAACGCCTGTTGGCGCCGGCTGCAATAACATCGCCGGGGCATGAGCACCCGGTTGCCTTGATCAATGCCACAGGAGTCGATCGATGA
- a CDS encoding glutathione peroxidase has translation MSAFHQLVLPGLSGEELPLAQFGDQITLVVNVASQCGLTPQYAGLERLQQQYGPRGFSVLAVPCNQFAAQEPGSDDEIRSFCSLNYGVSFPLSGKLEVNGPQRHPLYRLLAGEGADFPGDITWNFEKFLVGKDGRVLARFSPRTAPDDAALIQAIETALA, from the coding sequence ATGAGCGCATTCCATCAATTGGTTTTGCCAGGTCTGAGCGGCGAGGAGTTGCCGCTGGCGCAGTTCGGCGATCAGATCACGCTGGTGGTCAATGTCGCGTCGCAATGTGGCCTGACACCGCAGTACGCCGGCCTTGAGCGCCTTCAGCAGCAGTACGGTCCCCGTGGCTTCAGCGTGCTGGCCGTCCCGTGCAACCAGTTCGCCGCGCAGGAGCCGGGCAGCGACGATGAGATTCGCTCTTTCTGCTCCCTCAACTATGGCGTCAGCTTTCCTCTGAGCGGGAAGCTCGAAGTCAACGGCCCGCAGCGTCATCCGTTGTATCGGCTACTGGCTGGCGAAGGTGCCGATTTCCCCGGCGACATCACCTGGAATTTCGAGAAGTTTCTGGTCGGCAAGGACGGCCGCGTGCTGGCTCGGTTCTCGCCGCGCACCGCGCCCGACGATGCCGCGCTCATTCAGGCAATTGAAACCGCCTTGGCCTGA
- a CDS encoding FKBP-type peptidyl-prolyl cis-trans isomerase gives MLIAANKAVSIDYTLTNDAGEVIDSSAGGAPLVYLHGAGNIIPGLEKALEGKQGGDQLQVSIEPQDAYGEYSAELVATLNRAMFEGVDELEVGMQFHASGPDGGMQIVTIRDVEGDDVIVDGNHPLAGQRLNFDVKVVSVREASEEEVAHGHVHGEGGHHH, from the coding sequence ATGCTGATTGCCGCTAACAAGGCTGTCTCCATCGACTACACACTCACCAACGACGCCGGTGAGGTGATCGACAGCTCGGCCGGCGGCGCGCCGCTGGTCTACCTGCACGGTGCAGGCAACATCATCCCTGGTCTGGAAAAAGCGCTCGAAGGCAAGCAGGGCGGTGACCAGCTTCAGGTTTCCATCGAGCCCCAGGACGCCTACGGCGAGTACAGCGCCGAACTGGTTGCCACGCTGAACCGCGCGATGTTCGAAGGTGTCGACGAGCTGGAAGTGGGCATGCAGTTCCACGCCTCCGGTCCTGATGGCGGCATGCAGATCGTCACCATTCGCGACGTGGAAGGTGATGATGTGATTGTCGACGGCAACCACCCGCTGGCCGGTCAGCGTCTGAACTTCGACGTCAAGGTCGTCAGCGTGCGCGAAGCCAGTGAAGAGGAAGTTGCTCACGGCCACGTTCACGGTGAAGGTGGTCACCACCACTGA
- a CDS encoding acetate kinase, producing the protein MSARNILVINCGSSSIKFALVNEAQATFPLQGLAECIGSPEAVIHFESAAGKESVKVPDADHQAALAKILPRVEEAAGGHLDGIGHRVVHGGEKFFASSLLNDETLAGIEANIQLAPLHNPANLSGIHAAINLFPELPQVGVFDTAFHQTMPEHAYRYALPEVLYKEHGVRRYGFHGTSHRYVSNRAAELAGVAPESSSWLVAHLGNGCSTCAVVNGESRDTSMGLTPLEGLVMGTRSGDVDPSLHNFLNKTLGWDLAKIDNMLNKESGLKGLSGLSNDMRTLADARNAGHPGAVLAFEVFCYRLAKSLSAMACALPQLDGLVFTGGIGENSSAVRERTLEHLKLFGFKLDAEANARCTRGVAGEIQAEGSPRIMVVPTNEERQIALDTLALLDA; encoded by the coding sequence ATGTCGGCTCGTAACATCCTGGTGATTAACTGTGGCAGCTCGTCGATCAAGTTCGCCCTGGTCAACGAAGCGCAAGCGACTTTCCCGCTGCAAGGCCTGGCCGAGTGCATTGGCAGCCCAGAGGCTGTCATCCACTTCGAAAGCGCGGCAGGCAAAGAAAGTGTCAAGGTGCCCGACGCCGATCATCAAGCTGCTCTCGCCAAGATCCTGCCACGCGTAGAAGAAGCCGCTGGCGGCCATCTGGACGGCATCGGTCACCGTGTAGTGCATGGCGGTGAGAAGTTCTTCGCCTCCTCGCTGCTCAACGACGAAACCCTGGCCGGCATCGAAGCCAACATCCAGCTGGCACCCCTGCACAATCCAGCCAACCTCAGCGGCATCCATGCTGCGATCAACCTGTTCCCGGAGCTGCCGCAGGTAGGCGTGTTCGATACCGCCTTTCACCAGACCATGCCCGAGCACGCGTACCGCTACGCCTTGCCGGAAGTGCTCTACAAAGAACACGGCGTACGTCGCTACGGCTTCCACGGCACCAGCCATCGCTACGTCAGCAATCGCGCGGCCGAACTGGCTGGCGTGGCACCTGAAAGCAGCAGCTGGCTGGTTGCTCACCTGGGCAACGGTTGCTCCACCTGCGCAGTAGTCAACGGCGAAAGCCGCGACACCAGCATGGGCCTGACCCCGCTTGAAGGCCTGGTGATGGGCACCCGCAGTGGCGATGTCGACCCGAGCCTGCACAACTTCCTGAACAAGACCCTGGGCTGGGATCTGGCCAAGATCGACAACATGCTCAACAAGGAAAGCGGCCTGAAGGGTCTGTCCGGCCTGTCCAACGATATGCGCACCCTGGCCGATGCCCGCAACGCTGGGCATCCGGGCGCCGTACTGGCCTTCGAAGTGTTCTGCTACCGCCTGGCCAAATCGCTGTCGGCCATGGCCTGCGCCCTACCGCAGCTGGACGGCCTGGTATTCACCGGTGGTATCGGCGAGAACTCTTCGGCCGTGCGTGAGCGGACCCTGGAGCACCTCAAGCTGTTCGGCTTCAAACTCGACGCCGAGGCGAATGCCCGCTGCACCCGTGGTGTCGCCGGCGAAATCCAGGCCGAAGGTAGCCCACGCATCATGGTGGTTCCCACCAACGAGGAGCGTCAAATCGCCCTCGACACGCTGGCCCTGCTGGACGCCTGA